TGaatcttatttcttttagtaCAAAGAACACTTATGTGAGTCATTGCTTTTTTATCTAATGTTAGATCCCTAAAGTAAAGGTCAAAGTCAATCTATTCAGAGATTTCTAAGACGTTTGTAGATTGGAAATCTTAACATCGATTTCTATGTCCTTCTATCTTCACTGagataaaaaaatggtaaaaattaccacattatgaaaaactttaaagtgTTTCTGGATCTATGGAAACACTAAAAAGCGCAAGTTTGGTAAtaacttttcgaaaaataaaaaataaaatatgcttttaaagtatatgataaaaattattcaatgtgATAGAATTCGGTAATtatatcatgataccttagagcatggcataaaaaaacattaatttggcTGAATTTACTTCttactttactattttttactgaattttcaataataagaactatattttttaaaaccagaactTCTGGAACACCAGCGGAAAAAGCTCTAAATGAATGGATTAAATACCTTATGTGTtggtttatttaataagaattatattttccttttttaccaCTAATGTCCTTACTATAAGGAACGGTAAttctaacagaattttttttctccctgagCTTAATCCAGGCCACCCACagctaaatgatttttaaactaatcttccaatttaattttataaaagcactaattttgaagttttcacCCTCATATAATTGAATCAAATTGAGTCATAAGtgaggtaaaatttgataattttattatgatgccAAAATGTAtcatataaaaaccatttattctgttaaacttacattttattttatatttatactaaatgtGTAATAGTAAGGGCCATAATTTTGATATGCAGTATATCACTCTTTATGGTTAATCTGATCTTCACTATTATACgcttaaattagtattaaattgGAATATATTAGTCTCGAATGTTAAGTATCAACTTAATATCTATTCCAATAATAATCCTAAAATTAGATAAAGAAGGGAAATTCGTGTCCACGCAATCACTTGTAATCTATTAAATATGGACGGGGCAATTCAAACAGGAAATTTAGTGTCACGATCTGTAATGGTCTCAAACTCATTGACTCTATTTCTAATACTTGAACATTATTTAACCAAGAGtggtcaaaaatttattaagcatcTAATCGTAGTACTGAAACTAAATGCATTTTGATCATTAGGTAGATTGTTAGTACTAAATCTACTTCATATATACATGCAAATATAGAATTATCTCTATTATCTGAAATAATTGAGACTCGACATACTTCGGTTAATAGAAATATTCAGATAAatcgtttttaaatatattttcgtcTATAAACTCCGAAAATTGTGTGATAtctaacatataaattaaatgtgacTATTTAATAGATATCTTTTTGTCAAATAGTTAAtgactgagaaaaaagtatggtcaaagcCACCGGAATATGGGGAACCAAATTGCTCTGTAATTCTTATTGTAGTGCTTTGCTAATGAATTTGGtgaaataagcaataaaatatcgttCTATAACTTGCGATAATTTGGTTATTGTTGTAgagttcggtaattttatcatgatactttagagaatgacgtaaaactatttattcggttgaattcactttttttaattttcggtagaatttaaatggtttttacttttcaagtttgtggtaataggaactataattttgaaaacccgaatttccagtaaatcgttaccatatgtactgtaaaaattaccaaatggtttaaataccgtataagGGTGATTCTcccgaaatatgacaattcactgtcccttgctccaagatctaattctataatactaaaagaacttttttaaaaaaaattaataaataagcattgctagcattttaaaatgactttacaCTAGCATTtactgttttgtatagttaaaaaatttaattgaacttcaaaatttcaggtttctggcatgtcccaaacaatgtttccaataaaaactagcttcaaaacttcccataaatttttcaatatctaatttttttatctcaatcgGTGTAAGCATTTCTGGAATACATGCAGAggatattattcacaaaaacttcgcttgaattaaatttttctgtcaataatttgtttgtcccaagaaattatgtcattttcctgactacttttatttagtggtttgtaaccaaaatagatagagccagcaatcaatatcttatgttaatagattgattataTTCCCTCCTttatgaacatgtcttgttgcatgaataatgaagcaattttctggttcaaaatctatttcaaaaagtttttcaagtaGAGTAGGattttgtgttgtcattttcctggatttttgaaatcattaatagaTTTATCTgcagatttatctgagttattttaagaaatcctgttgttttctgcaaaatataaacttcttaggccgaaatattaaataaaagtaaagtgaTATGATATAAGATtacgaatttgtcattatcctggctgtcattctcatggcttatgaatgccaagacattgaagtgttaccagaattttttttaactgctaatactgtaaggagggaaagcaaatattaacctaataccaagtttaggcattattgtaatatgtttggatgtaatcaaagttatttatttatttaatgattgatcattatacacaattttattctgcacatatcagcaacaaaacaatttttattctttctactgtggataaaaagaactaattaaagcaatttatggtccatttACCATAAAGGCTCAaattgagttacttactattaacttaaaatgactgttttttaaacgtctaggctaatatgtcattttcctggcattcaagatttggtgaatttctattttattttctcgagcaaatgtcaataaactacactgctgtctgtaagatattaataagtgtaactaaagaagtaaaaaaaaaaatttttcagattattttagactttaaatttgaagaaattgtttGGTCTGAATTGTCATGTTCaaaaagaatcacccatatacatggccttatatatacatatacggCCTTGTACATATATTCTTTGAAGTCGGTGGATCGTAGtaattgcttaaaaacttatttatgtatgttaagttttattttttttcttcaatttttatgtctttattGATGTCCTTTTACTCTTACAGACGAAAAGCGAAGAAACATTTTCNtagcttcaaaacttcccctaaatttttcaatatctaatttttttatctccacCAGTGTAAGCATTTCTGGAATACATGCAGAGGATATTGTTCACAAAAACTTCgcctaaattaattttttctgtcaataatttgtttgtcccaagaaaatatgtcatttttctgactacttttatttagtggtttataaccaaaataggtagagccagcaatcaatatcttatgttaatagattgattagataccctcccaTATGAACATGTCGTGTTGCATGAATAATGAAGCaattttatgattcaaaatctatttcaaaaaatttttcatggtGAGTAGGTTTTTGAGTTATCATTTTCCTGgtttcttgaaatcattaataacataaactatatagatttatctgagttattttaagaaatcctgttgttttctgcaaaatataaacgtcttaggccaaaatttaaattaaagtgaagttatatgctataaaatggcgaatttgtcattatcctggctgtcattctcatggcttatgaatgccaggacattgaagtgttaccagaatttttttaactgctaatactgtaaggagggaaagcaaatattaacttaatacaagtttatgtatgattgtaatatgcttggatgtaatcaaagttatttatttatttaatgattgattgttatacgcaattttattctgtacatatcagaaacagaaaaaaaatttgattccttCTACTGAATTAATTtgaagcaatttatggtccatctaacataaaggcttaagttgagttacttactattaacttaaaatgactgttttttaaacttcagagctaatatgtcattttcctggcattcaagatttggggaatttctattttattctttttctggagcaaattacaataaactacactgctgtctgtaagatattaataagtgtaactaaagaagtatactaaaaacattttagattattttgaagacttttgaagaaactttttggtccgaattgtcatgtttaaagAGAATCACCCATGTTTAAGCTTTACTAACCagaattatgagtttttttttactagaaatgctATTGCCatgcagtacggtaattttactagaatttttttcaccgCGCATCAATTTCTGTCATCTTTTTTTGCACCCGAGAATTCATATCGtctaataattatcataaatttatcaatattttataataataaacaacttttataTCATCACATTTCTCCCAAATtcttttaaggtttaaaaatatttataacaaagatCTACCTAAAATATTCAATCAGTTTACATACGCCACgcataaatattgttaaatgttGTAAGCTTATAATCAGTCATTGTAGGGttagtagaaaaatttattattttaatgaaaatgtttttttttcttctttttttcatacttattatGTGTTTTTTGTAAAGTGGGCATTGTTACTGATTTGTTTAAACTTAGTAATTGCCTCGTGATgaaaagtatttctaaaaatacagaAGCATCTTATCCATTCTTCCTTTATATCAGTTACGAAGTCTGTTTGACTTAAAACTTTGCATTTGAAACATTCCCGTTAAAAATTGCGagactttttttcattcaaacaaTGTTCagagtagaaaaatttttaaaaaaaataatcaattgaataaaaacatctaaattagttttgatttaattatagtATTCTTAAGTAATGATATGTAATCTTAATGGGGTGAGggtctaaatttaaatatgctaattagttataACAGACgatcaatattttaagtttcgaaatcagacacaaaaatattaataaacatgcATCTTTAAACCtaatgaatatgaattttttgataggcttaaagttttttctttttttaagccgtcgttgaacagccgacccaatttttcaGGTTTACCACTGCTAGTGtttccgtagccttataattttaaacacaatccagaacacaagggaactcctggatcaagtatttggagaaatttgttttcgtggaggactttctgatggaactaaacccGCATTTGCCTCACATTCGgaagaaaaccatgaaaatgccccacgattagcctgacggcaaggggcaCTGTGGTTGATGCACAACGGATGCGGAATTCTTATcaaccagccatctctgggataaAAACCCACTGGAAGGCGAATTCTCTATCCCTTGGGCCCTTACGGCTCAGacttaaagttttgaattttaaaatgtggtcCCAATAGTAAAATCAGGAGTTGTaagaattgaaacttttttttctgtgaataatTCTTTGGTTCACTTACTATACTTACTTCTataggcatgtttaaatacgcAAAAAAGCGAAATTGACATTAACCTAAAACTTTTCAACTTCACCGCTgtcctgaaataaaattttccgatGCCCACCCTATTGACACTCGCATTGAGGTATCAATAGGGCAGTTGTTTTGACCATTCTcacaggggcaccatattaagaGGACCAAAACTTGCTCCCACAGGTCGGTGAATAAAATATtgcgaatatatttttaagaatgttcagaaaaaaactttttcgtaTCTTattccgtaacttaaaattttctttattgaaattaattagtctttttttagtttagacAGCAGAAATTGTATACCAATACTTGAAAACCCAATCACtacgctgtaaaaaatttcgaatcaaattacggtatcaAGTACCGgaactttgggtgcatcatcattaaaattcatttaaccgttaattccattttttccgCATAATattataccttaaattttacagtaatatatatttaattagagattcagtgatttaaaaattacggttcatcagattttcattttgtaactcgttctggtaaaaaatatattctgcggtaaaaagtactagTCCGAAATTTATTATACTGTATAGAAAAAATCGCCTATTTTGCTGACAGtactcttattttaattatatgagtTTAAATTTGTGCTTTGGAGTAATCTCAAATGTTAGTTTGCacaaatagtgttttaaaaatataaaattatagcagatcataaaaaatatttgggaaaataaaagtatgtttcGTTTAACCCCTCAAAGAATTATGCTTCAACACTATGTGATTTGCATGCTTACGCATTCAACGAAAACGGATGTTACCAATATTTTTCTAACAGAATGCGTTTTTTAAGAAGTGCTCCATAAGACATTGATTTCCAATAAGTTTTCTTATCCTTTGGTTAACCTTACAATTTCTTCAAAAGGaaatacttctaaaaaattaatcaatactaAACAAAAGATAAATTGATTTTGTGTAGAATAAAATACTCtatgtttaatacttttaaaagtaacagtacaagttgaaatatttttaaaggaatttagaaaaaagaattttctgtaaaattaaaacctttaagaagcatttgtctgcgtaaaaatataattgaattttcactTGTAGGTCggagtttttaattacaatgaaagGTTATAAGAAAGATAAGAATTTCGATTCAAATTACCTTTTAGGCAGTTTTATGGCATATAATATATCATTGTCCATGCCtagtgaaaatgtttttgaaccaaaatgtgaaaaattaaactacaaaaatatccttcaataaaaaaaagttgcgagttaaaatctataattttgtatgtaataattaaaaatatcaaaatttattaagttttatgaaatgatttattttaaaaaaattattttattacatttatgagtttactttcttctaagttacatattaagtaaaaaaatgatttttttctattatttgaaGGTTAGGTCTAACAAGGTTAATTGTTCAtttctatgaataaataaataattaagttttattcgaaaataatttcaagcaatATATATTCTTccattttaacaaaagtttGCTTTTCGTATTGAGCAttcttatttaatgtttttattatcttttttaggGGAGAAATTagttttcacatttaaatatttagttccaTACTTAATTAAAGAATTGGAAAGCAACTTAGTCTTTTATCAAGATTTTCAAAAGTGTATAGGctaagaaaattactttaattgtatttttataatcatatattgaaaaaaaggatattttaatatgttttcaaCTAAATTTGATCATTAATACCTGCTctaaatttgattgattttaacaaTTGACTGATGACTGATATTGAAAGgttcattaaattattcattgatattaagagaaaaatcactaaaacattttcaaaagattgacttttgtttttctttttactgaatGTAAATGTATACACATTCgaagttaatatttttcgtaaaagcGCGTATTAATTATAACGGACACGCTAACTGTCGTTcaatttttcaaccatttactttaatttgaacAATGCGTATATTACTATCGTACTTGAAGTCTGAAGGAAGCTATTTTACTCCATTAAtagatttgtaattaatgaaattaaggcCAACCTTTCTGATTACATTTATGCTGtaattgtgtataaaaaaatttattaaatgaaaaggacATCATTAATAGTCatgctgttaaatttttaattacatcggATAGAAATACCCATCTTTGAGAATTTTTTCGGCAACGATATATTTGCTGAGCGTAGTTTTGCAGAATTTCTCAAACATACTccaattttgtttgaaaattcatgaaatgaaaatagaattgCAGTcatgttataaaagttttaattaaatctgataGAAATGCAAtagaaatttaatagaaatactaATCTTTGAGAAacgtttttatagaaaattttttcctcaaCTTCCATATTTGCTGAGATTGTTTTCatataatttcttcaatatgctgcaattttgtttacaaaaaattaataaaatgataacaaCATCATAAATAGTTatgctgttaattttttaatgaaatcgaaTCGAAGTTCGATggaaatttaatagaaattcttcagaaagatttttttcatcagCGACCATATTTTCTGTACTTAGTTTCGtagattttctttcttaactgttttaaatcaagtttgaaacaaaatgaatattgttaaaaataatctaatatgtCTGCTTTACTTTTTTCACGATTGataaattacttagaaaaagaagtttatatttaaacaatgacAGCGGTTTCTCCCTTTAAATGAATGCTTGAAACAATTCAATGAATCGTATTTTCTGTAATCTTTTTATTAACtagtagggaaaaaaatattaaatgaaatattttaaaacaacttgaATGTGTGAAAATTAGTGATAGAGAGaatcatttgtaaaaattctatttcttttcttatttgagCAAAAACCttaaaaggtaattttattcaaaaaataaataaaaaaataaaccgcatagaaacttttgaaaagatatacttatctcttttgaaaatatatacttttcttcAAACGGCCGCTGACAAAAACGATAAATTTTAGAACAGTAATTACagttttaatagaattaatttattcggAAAATGCTTATATTTGAGCGTGTAGCCgtgtgttttaaataaatgtttttttattcgtttcatgaaataattcattatgCTAAAAAGAAGGTGCTGCCTagtgtttatttattctaaGATTATATAGCGgtagattaatgaaaattaaagtcttaaaagtaatttttttttacgcgctatattaactataaaagtgtataatattttttaacaactatatttaaagatttttagaattctAAAGAACTGCTTGACATTaggtaaatgataaatatttagtttcatataaattgtttgttcttttttcaatttatagacAAAGTTTCGgatacagatttttatttaaaatcatacggaaaattggtttttactttatttcaacacatttatatcattcaaaataacatgttaaaaataagtCCATTTTTGAGAATgctaataaatatcatttttttattttttttatttctaatggcaaGGCGAAAGGTACAAATAGAAAGATGAGATAAAGAACGAATACAAATGTACGTAGGATAACAAAGAAAGAAGACCGAAGTCATTGCGTTAGAAGTTCTCTTGCTTCCCAATATCTTGAGGACTCAGTGTGTCCATGAAGGGCCCACATAGAAGCAGGTGGTCCCTGCCCAATTTCTCTCCAGATTTACAAAGTGGACAAAAAGGCGTGGTGGAAAGGCCTATGCGGTATAAGTGATCAGAAAGACAATCGTGGCCTGTATATAATCGGAAGGCCTCAATTGCATCACGTCTTGGTTTGTCGGGAATTAAAGAAGAGCTTACATTTCTCCAACTTTTCAAAGCTGTGCGAGTCTGAAGGTCTGGCAATGAGTtggttttacataaatttttaaggaacagTTTGATTTTCCAAAAAGAAGTTGCAGTATTTGGTTGTTGTAGCAAATTGGCACCTTTCTTGGTAAGTAAATCTGCCTGCTCATTGCCCAAAACACCACAATGGGCTGGCACCCACTGGAGGAATATTCGTTTTCCCCTCAAAAATAAAGACCTCAAGAGATCTTGACATCGGGAAATCTCAGGTGTCAAGGGACGTTCATATGAGCTAAATGATTGTATGGTCGCTTGTGAGTCCGAGAAGAGAActgcattttcaaatttgtgttGGAGGGCCAGTAGCTGCTGTAAGGCCGTACTCAAGGTCACTACTTCTCCATCAAAGGCGGTGCCAATGTATCCTGCTGGTACGTAGAAAGAGAAAAGCTCCGAAAAGACACCAGCCCCTACATTAAAATGGCAGTCAAATTGAGAACCATCGCTAAAAACATGTAGCCAATCGTCGACTGGGTATCTAATCGCCATTTGTCTCCAGGGcaagaatttttagaataattggaGCAACATCTTTTTTACCATGGACAGTTTTCACAAgattcaagtttattttaacatttgttaTTTCCAAGGGGTTTTTAGGTTTCAAAAGAGGTAGTGCATGACACGggattaataaatatcattatttaatgtgattggacaaccaaattttttcttttgaatgtttacgaaattaactaaatttttctattaatctaaaatagtttttagaaaatttagatcgttatttattttttatcgttatatttgttttatatcgtTATCTTTTCCAtcgacatttattttaatttacggatttcattttataaaaaaattattattttactattgtactttgtaataaaaattactattgtaCTTGGACAAAAATAGGATTCTATTTCATATTATGTGTGAGTTATGTTGTGAATGTTATGTGCGGCAATAGAGATATGAGGAATCATTACGCATCTTCAGATTATTATCAAAGCactgttttcaataatttaagcaatttttatttaattttgcactacttaaaaaaaatagaaacctTTTTGATATCTAAGTAGAAATATCATGCACtgagaaataaaagtattgtcaaaactacAAGAAAAAGGTGAAATTTACAGTATTTCTGGTTCAAAAGCTTTAACGAAACCCCTTGGTAAAAGTTTGATAATATTAAGaatgaattatagttttataatatgtgataaaatctggtaaatttggtatttttattatgataccttaaaCCAaggtataaaaactatttatttagtacaatttcaatttcattttgcattttttcaaacaacattataaatttttacaagacattataaattttcataactcCTGGTGctatttctaaacatttctgtaaaattgttgttattatttcatttaaattaaagctcTTTTTTTCCGAATTCTGTGCTTCAAAACATgcgtaaatgaaaaaataacgtaacaaccataattgtaataatcagattctcaaatatataactatttaaacCTTGAAACTCAGAAAAGTATTCAGCATTTTgttcgaattttgtattttgttgttTCAAATTACGTAGctaaaaataatgtacaaatttGCATACCTACCATTTAAAGAAACTTCTCAACTgctattacattaaataatcattttttaattagattctcaacaaaattacttttgaataaagGAATTTCAATATTATGTGTAAATTCTTTTTGATTAGTTCcagagatatggcaaaatacacaaaaagtggGATTAACAATAATCTATCTAAACTACCAAGTGAACTATTAAGAACTAGTCAAAATTCAAATCCATCACCAAAAAAGCCACATTAATACGTTTCTGTAtttgatttcgttacttaataGTTAGCTCTAACTACACGGAGAAAAGATTTTCGTAATTACcctactgtatggtaatgacaaaTCTGATCGAAAAAGAAcgtaattttggttaataaaatcgaaatttacggtatttaaactattgatGCAGTAATTTTTCTGCTCATATGGTGACGGTTTACAGAAAATTCTGATTTCTGAAActatataattcttattaccacatatttagtaaaacaaaCACATAACTGAAAAAAGGACTTAaccgaaaaaatgttttttttacaatgctctaaggtatcatgataaaattgtcGAATTTTACCactattaccaaattttgtcacacattataaaaaccatcttttattgttaattttacctaaaattaCCAAATCGTTTCGGTAAATATTACCAAGCTCTTTGGCGTTctcatagagtcagaaacacggtaaatttcaccatattctagaagttttgaccattctttttttcaaagtgtaGTCAACATATTTGAGGTTTGCCATTTGAACAATGGAGAATAGCATTGAAGACCTAAAAATTTGATGgtgagaacaaaaattatttgtgaatatgtccttttttatttagtttacaaaaaaatttttaaaatattccttcgACCTTCACATAAGCACGCCAAC
This region of Parasteatoda tepidariorum isolate YZ-2023 chromosome X1, CAS_Ptep_4.0, whole genome shotgun sequence genomic DNA includes:
- the LOC107453835 gene encoding uncharacterized protein — its product is MAIRYPVDDWLHVFSDGSQFDCHFNVGAGVFSELFSFYVPAGYIGTAFDGEVVTLSTALQQLLALQHKFENAVLFSDSQATIQSFSSYERPLTPEISRCQDLLRSLFLRGKRIFLQWVPAHCGVLGNEQADLLTKKGANLLQQPNTATSFWKIKLFLKNLCKTNSLPDLQTRTALKSWRNVSSSLIPDKPRRDAIEAFRLYTGHDCLSDHLYRIGLSTTPFCPLCKSGEKLGRDHLLLCGPFMDTLSPQDIGKQENF